The nucleotide window AAGCGACATAGAAACAGCAGCCACAAGCGGCACGACATACCCAGTCATGGCAAGCGGAATACTAAGGGCATTATAGACAAAGCAAAAGCCTAAATTTATCCGCACCTTACGCATGCTAGCCCTAGCCAGACGCACCGCAAAAACAAGCGCTTTTAGGCTGTCGTTTAGTAGTATCACATCGCTTGTATTAAGGCTCACATCAGCCCCTGTGCTCATCGCCACAGCCACGTGAGCCTCTGAAAGCGCCAAAGCGTCATTAATACCATCTCCCACCATAAGCACCCTGCGCCCAGCCTCTTTTAACCTTGATATCTCGCTAGCCTTATCCTCTGGCAGACAGCAGGACTTAAACGAGCTTATGCCAAGCTCTTGTGCGCTCTTTGCTACAGAGGCTTTGGTATCTCCTGATAGCACCATCACATCAAGCCCCATATCAAAAAGCGCACGCACACTATCTTTTGCCTCATCTCTTAGCGCAGAGCTAAGCTCAAAACTAGCTAGAACAACCCCATCAATCGCAAAATAATACCCTGAGCTACCAGAACATAAGCTAATACCAAGCTCCCTCATAAGCCTGCTACTACCGCCTGCTATCTCACGCTCTTTATAATAAGCCATCACGCCACGTCCAGCAAGCTCCCTAACACCGCAAACATCTTTTGGCATTACGCCTTTTGCTTTTAGATAACCTGCGATAGCTACGCTTACTGGATGGGTGCTAGCCTGCGTAATAGATAGCAAAATACCCTCATCAAATGGTGCAAAGTAGCTAAAACTAGACACCTTAAGCTCTTTAGTCGTTAAAGTGCCTGTCTTATCAAAGACTACCGTATCACACTCACAAAGCGCCTCAATAATGCTTGCATATCTAAAAAGTATGCCATTTTTAAATCCGATAGAAAGTGCGACCACGGTACTAACTGGAGTAGCTAGAGATAGCGCACATGGGCAGGCTATAACAATGACTGAAACACCTATAATAAGCGCATAGGAAAACGAGCTAGAAAATAGATAATAAACAAATGTAAGCACAGCAAGACCAATAATGGCTAAAGAAAAGCCTGATGAAATTTTATTTGCTAACTCCTCAATACGAGGCTTTTTAGATAGATTGTGCCAAAGCACGTCTAAAAGCCTGCCTATAAGGCTATTTTTTGCACTTTGGGTACAACGATAAAGCACGTTTCCATTTATGCAGATACTGCCACTTAAAATCTCGCCACCAGCCTCGACAAAAGCTGGCAAACTCTCGCCAGTAATCATCGATGTATCAAAGCTGGCCTCGCCACTCTTACAAACCCCATCAAGCAGAGCCATATCCCCAGCACAAAGCCTAATAATCTCCCCACTAGACACGCTATCAGCATTCACGCTAATAAACCCCTCGCCTCTTTTAACCATAACCGTGCTAGGTAGCCGCGCTAGGAGTGTATCAAAGGCATCTGTGGCGCTTTTTTTGCTTGTAGATTCAAAGAATTTGCCTATAAAAACAAAGGTGATAATCATAGCAACAGAGTCAAAATAGACCTCCCCGCTACGAGTAAGCATAGCATAAACCGAGTATATATAAGTACTCAAAGCTCCACTTGCCACAAGCGCGTCCATGTTTGCATGTCGCCCTAAAATACTAGCCCTAAGCCCAGCAAAAAATCCGCTACCAGTATAAAAAAGCACAGGTGTAGCCAGAATAAACTCGGCAAAATTTAAAATCAAGCGAATAGATTCGCTCATGCCACTAAAGTACCCACTATATTGTGCGACAGCTATCCACATTATATTCATAAGCCCAAAAAGCCCCACCAAAAGGCGCGAATAAAACTCTCTCCTTTTTTTCTGGGTGCGCTCCTCGTAGCTAGCCGCGTCAAATGGCATAGCCTTATACCCTACGCGCGATATTAAATTTATAATATAAGAAAGGCTTATGCTCTGTGGGTCAAAGACTATGTTTGCTTTTTGGTTTGTGGAGTTTATGCTAATTTCTAAAATGCCATCTTTTAAAGTTAAAAGCTTTTCTAAAAGCCAGACACAAGCCGAGCAGGAAATCCCCTCAATCACGAGGCTTATCTCGTGGGCTTTGTCTTTTACCCTGATATATTTAGCGTAAGTTGTTTCAAATTCTTGAATATCCAAAAGCTCGCTATCAAGCTTATCTGCTATGACTTTAATATCTGAAAGAGTAGGACAATCGGTAGAAATTTTATCATCTGTTGTATTTATGGCTTGGCTTTTGTTTGAGTTTAAAAATGAAAATTTATCAGACTTTACATCTTTGGCTGGATTTAGCTCATTATCACCTAGCCTATCATAAAACTCCTCAAGCCCACTTAAATGCAAAAGCTGCCAAACGCTCTCACAACCAGTGCAACAAAAGTACTCAGAGCCTGATTTTATCATGGCATTTTTATCAAATTTTTGCTGACAATGAGAACATTTTAGCATAGACATGAAATAAAGCTTTGTATAAATTTAAAATGGGCTAGGACTATCCTAACCCAAAAATATTAATGTAGATCAGCCCAAATCTTGCGCTTCCATAGTGTTGCAAATATGCCCAAAACTAAGAAATATAGCATTATATAAATTCCCAAGCTCTCGCGCTCTGCCTTTTTACTATCCCCTACTTTTTCCATATATCCGACTATTTGTTCAGTAGCTTGATCAGTCAAACCAACACGAGGCATAGCCGTACCTGGAAGCATTTTTTGAGTATCATTTATAAATTTGACCAGATAATTATCAGAGTTTTTCGCTCTAATCATCATAGATAAATCAGGTGGAGTTGAGCCTAAATACTCTGCAAGCAATGCTTTATTTGAAGTAGCATAAAGTTTTGCGTACTTCATATCATGGCATCTTTGGCAAGCATCAGCAAATAATCTCTCGTCACTTATACCATTGTTTTCGCTTATATATTTTTCGCTCATTGCTTTTAGATAAGCCACCAAATCAGCAATTTCGCCATTTTCATTATCAGAACTTGGTGCAAAATTTGGCATAGGAAAAGGCTTTTCATCGTTAAATTTATGACTTAACTTAAGCGCCATAGGTGGATTTTTAATAAGTGCAGCCAAAAACTCGCTATCATAAATAGCCCCAGCGGTACTAAGATCAGGTGGAACCACCCCAAAAGCCTCGCTAGCGCCAGCTGCATCATTTGGCGATTCTATACCAGCTACTTTCATGCCGTGACAACCTGTACAGCCAGCATTATTAAATATCTCTTCGCCTTTTGTGGCGTCGCCTTTGTTTAGGTCAATTTTTTTAATATCTCCCCAAAAGCTCTCATAAGAATCTAAATACTCTTTAGATGATTGTAAAGCCACCTTTGCAGATAAGACTTTGGCACTGTCATGGCTAAGCTCAGCCATAGTTAGCTCTACTTGTTTTTGATTTAAATGCTCTTTTGCAAGCTCCACATCCTCATTTATATAGTCAAAATCAGCAGCAGAGGTGTGAGGATGTAGCTTAGTATGTGCATAAGGCTCAATACCCCAGTAAAGAATCCCTGAAAGGATAACTAATATAGCAAATATCTTTAACTCTTTCATAATTAGCCCCTTTTCCTTTCAAGTATGGTAATAAGTGGTAGTGCCACTATAAATAAGAATAAAAATAGCACAGATGAACCAAAGCCCAACCAATCCATAATACCTCCGGTTGGAAGTTTACCCAGGATTGACAGCAATATTAAATCAATCACAAGCACCCAAAACCATATAAAAAACAGAGGTCTTCTCTGAGCTGGGGCTACTACATCGCTGCGGTCTAGTAAAGGTATAATCATAAATGCAGCTCCAGCAAAAGCAAATGCCATAAGCCCTATATTGTAGGCTGAAATTCCAGCTATATCAAAGAAAAATCCACGTAAAATCTCATACTGCCATAAGAAATACCACTCAGGATAGATGTGTGGTGGAGTTTTTAGAGGATTTGCTGGCTCGAAATTTATCGGATCCATCGCAAAACCGTAGTGAAAGCAAACTAGATAAAAATAAAAAATCATAAAAAACGATACATACATAAAGTCTTTTGACAAAAATCCAGGCCAAAATGGAATAACCTTAGCCTTAGCTTTATCTCCATGCAAATACTCATTAGCCTCTACTTCAAAGTCTATTTCTTCGCTATCTATATTATTAACATGCGGAATACGAAGTGAGTAAAAATGCACCGCAATAACGGCAATAATAACTATCGGCATAAGGCAGACGTGAAGCATAAAAAAGCGAGTAAGCGTACTATCGCCAACAGCATAATCTCCACGTATCCATTCAACTAACGCATCGCCAATTACTGGTACACCACCAAAAAGCTGAGTAATAACAGTCGCCGCCCAGTAGCTCATCTGTCCCCATGGTAGCATATATCCGCTAAATGCCTCAGCTGAAAAGCAGATAAATAGCAGCATTCCACTTACCCATATGACTTCGCGACCCCTCTTATAAGAACCATAATAAAGCCCAGTAAGTAGGTGAATATACATAATCAAAAACACAACAGAAGCTGCAACTGCGTGCATATGTCGCCATAACCAACCATACTCAACCTCTTGCATTATTGTGTAGTTTACGCTATCAAAGGCTAAATGTACATCGGGCTTATAATACATAAGAAGAAAAAGTCCACTTATAAAAAGCACCGCAAAAAGGCTAATAAGTATAACACCCATAGCCCAAAGGAAGTTGATATTTTTCGGTATCCAGTATTCGCTCATAAGTACTTTAAAGAGCTTAGTTACTGCTAAGCGCTGATCAAACCAGTCAAGAACGCTTGTTGATTTATGAATTTGTGCCATTAAACGCCCCCCCTTAAGCTTTACCAACTAATTTTTTATACTCTTCGCCCTCTTCGCCTAAGACTAGCTTAGTACCCTCTATTTTAAAAGGTGGTATATCTAGTGGGCGAGGTGGTGGGCCAAAGGTATTTACGCCGCTTGCGTTAAATACGCCTCCATGACAGGGGCATACAAAGTCAAGACTACTACTTCTCCATTGAGGTATGCAGCCTAGGTGGGTACAAAGACCTATAACTACGGTATAGCGACTACCGTCTATAATGACGTCTCTAGCGTCATCAGCTGACATTTTATCGTCTTTTCTTATTATAAAAATAGGCTTTTTACGCCACTCTACTTGGCGCATCTCGCCTGGGTTTATAGGGCTTATATCCACTGTTGTAAAACCAGCTGCTTTTACACTCGGAAGCGGATCCCACGTCTTTTTCATCGCCACGAGCGAAAAAGCTCCGCCAACAGCAGCTACCGCGCCAAAGGCTAAACCAATAAAATCTCGTCGTTCTTGCTTAAGAGACATTGCCGTCCTTTCATCTAATTTGCTATATACAAGTTGTTGATTTTAGCTAAATCAACTTTAAATTTAAATTTAATCTCGCAATTAATTATGCTTAAATTGCTCCGCGTTGCTTTAAATATATATGAATAATATCAATTGCAGCTGGCGTGATACCGCTTATCTGACTAGCCGCAAATAGAGTCGGCGGCCTGAAAAGCTCGAGCTTTTCTATCACTTCATTACTAAGCCCACTTATACCTTTAAAGCTAAAATCACCCGGAATTTTAACCTCAAGCATGCCTCTCATGCGCTCTATCTGCCCTAGCTGTTCTTTTATATAGTGCTGATATTTTGCCTCGATTAAAATTTGCTCTAAGCTAACCTCATCAAGCCCAGCAAAAAACTCATCAAGCTTTCTTAACTTATCCGCACCAAAGCTCTTTCTAGCGACGATTTTTTGCCAAGTACTTTTTTCGCTTATAATATCCTCGTTAATGCTAGATAAAAACTCCAAATTAGCCTTTGAGGGTGTAATCTCTGTCAAATTTAGCCACTCCAGCCCCTGCTTTACACGCTCTCTTACTGCATCTACCAAAGCATACTCATCGCTTGATAAAAGCCCAAACTCATGCCCATAATGGCTTAGTCTAAGCGTCGCATTATCCTCACGCAGTAGCAGGCGATACTCCGCACGGCTTGTAAACATACGGTAAGGCTCTTTTGTGCCTTTGGTTACTAAATCATCGATTAAAACGCCGATATATCCTTCATCTCGGCGCAAGATAAAGGGCTTTTTTGCGTCAATTTTAAGCACGGCATTTATGCCAGCCATTAGCCCCTGAGCCGCAGCCTCCTCATACCCAGTCGTACCATTTATCTGTCCCGCTAAATATAGCCCAGCCACAGCCTTTGTCTCTAGCGTGTGGTATAGCTGTGTAGGCTCTACATAGTCGTATTCTATCGCATATCCGTGCCTTACTATGCGCGCATTTTCAAAGCCTTTTATACTTCTTATCATTGCCACTTGCACGTCATAAGGAAGGCTGGTAGAAAAGCCATTTATGTAGTATTCGCTCGCCTCGGCAGTCTGCGGCTCGATGAAAAGATGATGGCGGTCTTTATCGGCAAAGCGATTGATTTTATCCTCAATGCTAGGACAATAGCGTGGCCCCACACCCTCAATCTGCCCTGTAAAAAGCGGCGCTTTGTCAAAATTTGAGCGGATTATCTCATGGGTATTTTCATCTGTGTAGGCTATGTAGCATGGCAGCTGAGTGGGGTTAAAATCGCGAGTGCGAAAGCTAAATGCCTTTGGTTTAGCATCGCCGTCTTGTCGCTCAAGAGTGCTAAAATCAATGCTCTTTGCGTCAATCCTAGGGCAGGTGCCAGTCTTTAATCTACCCAAATTTAACCCAAGCTCCCTTAAGCTATTTGATAGCTCCGTACTAGCTAGCTCGCCCACTCGCCCTGCGCTAAATTTATTAAATCCCACATGAATAAGCCCGTTTAAAAACGTCCCAGTCGTGATTATCACTGCTTTTGCAAAGTATTCATTGCCTAGGTGAGTTTTTACGCCACACACTGCGCCGTTTTGCGTTAGAATTTGAGAGGCAATTTCTTGAGTGATTTCTAAATTTGGAGTATTTAGGAGCAAATTTCTCATATAAACACGGTATTTATCCATATCTATCTGCGCTCTTGAGCCACGTACTGCTGGACCTTTGCTCTCATTTAGCACGCGAAACTGAATCCCACAAATATCGGTGCTAAGCCCCATAACCCCGCCAAGAGCGTCGACTTCTTTTACGAGGTGTCCTTTAGCCAGTCCACCTATAGCTGGATTACAGCTTGCTGCGCCTATTTGCTCGGCTAGGATTGTGATTAAAAGCGTTTTTTTGCCCATTTTTGCAGCCGCCATGCTAGCCTCTATGCCAGCATGTCCGCCGCCTATTACGATGATATCATATTCGTTCATTTTCTTTGCGCCTTGTAAATTTAATAGCGCGGATTATACCATATTAAATTTAAAAGCCATGTAGGCGCTTTAGTTCGTCGCTTATGGTTTTTTTTACTCCGTCTTTGGTTACACTTACGTAGCTACCGTGTGCGCTGGCGACGTGATGAGGCTGACGAAAGCCCAGCTCATTTAGCCTAAGCGCAATGACTTCAACTTGTACATGTATGGAGGTTTTGCCCACATCTTTTATCTTTGCATAATAGCAGACTTGATCCCCCACATAAACAGGGCTTGTAAAAAGAATCTCTTTCATGCTTACAGTTACCACACGCTCTGGTGCTACCTGCCTAGCTGCACTTCCACCTGCTAGATCTATTTGGCTCATTATCCACCCACCAAAGATATTTCCAGCTGAGTTTGTATCCTTTGGCATAGCCACTATACGGATAAATGGCTCTCCATAATCCTTTATTATTTCTAAGACATTATTTGGGTCTTGCTGTGCGCCTATCATTTAAGTTTTCCTTGTTTTAATTTTTAGTTGATTTTACTTAAATTTACTCCTATTTGCAATTATATTAAATAGTTTGTGATAAAATTTATCAATTTTAATAGCAAAAAGGTAACACAAATATGGAAAAACTCATAAATTTAAATCTAATCTTAAAACAAAGCTGGCAAGAAAAGTACGAGCTTTATAAAAATTTAAACTCATCTATCATAGACGAGGGGATTAATATTTGCGGGATTAAGACTGGCTTAAAGGAGGATACAGAGGCTTTGCGACTAGCTGTGGCAAAGCGGCTTGTGGATCTAAAAACCGAAGCGATAGAAAATGAGCTAAAAAAGCTAAACTTTAATCAATCGCAGATAAAAGATATTAAAAAACCCCTTTTTAAACTTGCGCTTAAATTTAATATGCAAAACCTCGAAAATCTAATCGAGCGAGCCATAAATGACGGCTTAATAAAAGGCTTTAGCAAGGCGCTAATCATGGGCGTACACGAGATAGGGCTAGCCATAAATGAGTGGCAAATATCTTGGCAAGAAAAGATAATAGACGGCACAAACGAGGAGCTTTTGGATAAATTTAAAGAGCTAAGCGAGGCTGTAAAGTGGCTAAAACAAAACGGACTTTTCATGCGTACACCACAGGGCGAGGCGGCTGATAGGGCTTATGGCGCGCTTGTAAAAAGTGGCGCAGGCTATGATATGAGGACGTATGCAGAGGCTTTTAAGGATGAATTTAGTGCCATTGACGCGGCATTTTTTAATGCTATTAAAGCTATGAAAGATAATCTAAATCAAACTGATGAGCTAATCTCTAGCGCAGATGCGGCTGCTTATATAGAGTATTTTAGCGCGCTAAAGGAGGCGTTTGCTTGCAAAGAGGTAAATGAGTGCATAGGCAAGTGGCAAGACGCGGAACGCGTGTGGATGAGGGTAAAAGCGCCACTTCAAGTGGGACATCCGCTTGAATATTACGAGGACGCCCTAACGCATGCAGTTGCGCCCGAATGGGACTTGCGACTAGCCTCAAACTCAGCCATAGACGAAAATAAGCTAAAATCCCAAATGATAAGCACCTTTGAGCATTTTTATAAAAATTTGGGCGCAGATGACGAGTCTATGCGTACTCAAGTGATAGAAAATATCAAAAAAACCCAGCTTTACATAAGCGCACCTATGCTCTTTTACGCAGCGGAGCTTGATGGGCTTTTTAGCGCTCAAGTCGTGCCAAATGACGAAACCGTAAGCTCTGAATGCGGCAAGAAAATCTTTGCCTTTACAGACCATATCCGCACTGCCTCTATGGCGCGTCCGTTTATGCGCCTTAGTACGGAGATTTTTCCAAGTGAGTTTTTGGAATTTAACCGCAGGGTGCTTTTTGTAAGACCTAGGCTTTGGAAGCAAGTTTATAACGCAAGCACAATCGGACATGAGTTTGGGCATATTTTCTTTATTGGTGAGCAGACTGAAAAGCTGATGAATGAAAGTGGAGAGTTTAAATTTATAGAGGAGTATAAGGCCACAGCTGGGGGACTTGTTAACTTTTTCTTAAACGATAAGGAGGTTAGCGGAGAGCTTAGGATAGCCGTATTTGCGGAACTAATCGCACGCGCTGTAGGGCTAATAGCGTGGAAAAACGTCCCAGAGGTAAGAGCGTATTACTGTGAGGGACTTATACATTTAAGCCTGCTTTTTAGCTCCAAAGCGATAGAATTTAACGGCACTAGCTTAGAGGTTGATATAAGCGCGGCAGCTTATGAGAGATTTAAAAAGCTATGCCTACTTACCTATGAGAGCCTAGCCATACACTACATAGAGCAAAATGACGCTAGCACTTGGCTAAAAAACTACTGCGTAAAAGATGACAAAACCTACCTCCCAAAGCAATCCGAAGTGGAGGAGTTTGTAAAATATTATTACAACAGATACGAGCTAATAGGTGGAGAGCTGGATACTTCAGGGGCGTGGGCTAGATACAGTGCACAAGCCATAAATGAGTAAAACTGTGATATAATTTAGAAAAATTTGAGATTTATAGGATTTATTTGCAGACTAAAAAAAGCCACGCTATTGCTATTTTATGCACCCTAGCGCCTTTTGTTTTATCGCTTGTATTATCGTATTTTGGGCTATTTGCGCTTAGTTTTACTAGCTTTAGCCTCATGCAAATAGCCTCATGCTTGCTTTATATCGCATTTATTAGGCATGTGGGGCTTTTTACCTCATATTACGTATTTATTTTTATATTTTTACTAAGCAACACCCTAGCAACTGGACTTTGGGTATTTTACAAAGATACAGATATTACGCAAATATCACAAATGCCTCTTTTACACGCTTTTAGCGTGATTGGCTCTATTTTAATATCAGGCATAGCAGCCTCCATACTAAACGCAATCTATCAAAAAACGCAAAACGCACAAATTCTAATAGATACCCTTACAAAGACGCTTATTTACAGCGGTTTTACTTGGATTTTGCTATTTTCTCAAGACGTAGACGGATTAAAATTTAACCCATATAAATTTTATCTTTTTATGGATATTTTTGTCCTAAGTACTATGCTAAGCATATTTTTATCCATTAAAAGAAAAAGAGCTAGCGCATCATTTTGGATTGTTTTTTCAGCTATTGCCATCTATGGTATTTACGGGCTTTTAAACGCCATAATAATTCAATCTGAAATAGCCTTTAGCAATGATAGCCACTGGCTAAAAATAAAAAATATACTAAGCACAAATGAGTTTTACATTGCCATCTTTGGCGTGATTTATACGCTATTTTTGCTATCTAGCCTAATCGCAAAAAAAAGTCAATTTTATATTAAAAAAAGCATTAGTACAAGCCAGTTTAGAAATTTAAATTTTATATTTTTACTACCCCCTGTTGTAGCGAGCTTTTTTGTAAATAGACCAAATTTTATATGGATTAGCTTTTTAATTTTAATCCTAATAATACACCGCATACTCACATACCACATCTCAAGCATCGCCCACAATAAAGATGTCTTTAAAAAAGAGCAAAAGCTCCACTCAGAGCTAGACCATGAAATAGAAGAGCACAAAAAAAAGCTAAAAGAAGTAAATGAAACTCTTAGAAATCTAAGCCACTATGACTCAATAACTGTGGTGCTAAATAGACACTGGTTTATCATCGCCCTTAGTGAGCTAATTACCTCAAAACCGCTTGGCGATGTGATAAATTTATACAGCATAGATATTAATGAATTTAAGCAAATTAACGATATATATGGACACTATATAGGCGATGGTGCACTAAATCAAACCGCAAAAAAACTAAAGCAAATACTGCCTCAAAACGCAATAATAGGGAGATTTAATAGCGATGATATAATAATAGCCATAAGGAGAGCATATAACAAAAATGACCGCACCGAATTTGCTGTAAAATTACTAAATGAGATAAAAAAGCCACTTTTAATAGAGCAAAGACAAATTCAAATAAATGCCAAAATAGGCATATCAAGCACACAAATAAACGAAATCTCTGCGACTGATTTAATAGCAAAAGCCGAAATAGCCCTAGCTCCAGCAAAGGTAAGTGCTGGAGGGTTTGCCTACTACTGCGATAAGATAAATAGCAAGGTATGGGAGGACACAAAAATCGACATACTGCTTGAAAGGGCTGACTTTAACAAAGAATTTAGCCTGCTTTATCAGCCTATTTACACACTAAAAGAGCGTAGACTAATAGGCGTAGAAGCACTTCTTAGGTGGCAAAGCCCAATAAAGGGAAAAATAGAGCCTGAAGTCTTTATAAAAGTGGCAGAACAAAGCCCTATTATAATAAATATAGGAAATTGGGTACTTGAAAAAGCATTAAAAGAGATAGGCGGAGTAAATGCTAGGTTTGAGACGGATTTAACAGTGAGTGTAAATATAGCCTCAAGGCAGGCTGAAAATATAAACTTCACACAAGAGCTCATGCAGATGATAAGCCAAAATAGACTAAAACCTAGCTGGCTAAACATAGACATAAATGAGCAAAACATCTCTGGATTAGAGGAAACTGTCTCAAATGTTATCACACAGCTTGGAGAAAATGGTGTCTTTGTAAATCTTGATAATTCAGGCACAGGGCTAATCTCAATCGAATTTATCAAAAAATACAGCATAAATAAGATAAAAATTTCAAAAGAGCTAATAAAAAATATAGACACAAATATCTCAAACCAAAAGGTGGTAAAAGCGATTATAACAATGGCTAAAAAAATGGAGATAAAAACCATAGCAGTGGGCATACAAACAGAAGCAGAGCTTGAAATTTTAAAAGGGCTAGAGTGCGATGAAGTACAAGGATTTATCTGGGCAGAGGCGCTAAGCTTAAGCGAACTAATAGAGCTAGTTAGGGCAGAAAATGGCTTAAAAAATAGGCATTTTATAACAAGCGTAGAGCCTAAAAAAGGAAGCGGTAATGAAACTAGACCTAGCCTTTAGCAAAAGCCAAAAAAGGGCTATTTATATATCTACTTCGCTATTTTTAGGCACGCTTTTGGCGATGTTTTTGGAGCTTTCATTTTTAATTTATTACCTAAATATATGCGCACTTTTTGTCATAGCTAGGGAGATTTATATCTGTGCGATAGAACAAAACGAAACGCCGACCCACTGGGTGCTTATCTGCCTTGGAGCTATTATGAGCATAGTGGGAAATTCGATGTGGTATTTTTATATGGTAGCTGTAACAAAGATACAAGAGCATGAGTACCAGTACCTATTTATCTCAAATGTCTTGCCTGTGCTTTTAATATTTTCAGCAATTAGTGTGTACTTTTTTAATCGATTTTTAAATGATATAAAAGAGCGCCTTGTAGCAAATATCGACATGGCTAGTATTTTTCTAGCCCTTGGCGCATTTACGCTTGGCATGCTTGATAAATTTGATTATTCTATGGTGTTTAAAGCTCCAGCGCCATTTGCCTATTTTTTAATAATCATCATAAGCATGGCTAGCATTTTTATCATAATGAGCGCATTTTTCGTCTCAAACCAGCTAATCATAAGACATAGCATACTATACATAATGATAGCAACCATGCTTGAAGCAACCATATCCATATATGATGCATATGATAATCTTACTTGGATAGGCTCTGGAGAGAGCCAGATGTCCCTGCCTTATGAGCGTGGAGTGGTACTAGCCCTTGGAGTGGTGCCATTTTTTATCTATATGCTTGGCGCATTTCACCTAAGACACATAAATAGGCGCGTTCGTAGAGATAATCTAACTCTATCCCCTAGCACGAGCTGGATACCACTACTAGTGCTAATCCCAATAGCCATACACATGGACATGGACGCAAAGTTTTTATCGTTTATAATCTTTGTGCTAATGACCCATGCCCTAATCGGACACTATGCAAGAAGTAACATAAACGCAAAAATGCTCCTAGAAAAAGAACTCGCAGCACAAGATTCACTTAAAAAGACTATAGAAACGCACTCTAGCCAGTACTCGCTATCAAATTTAAAGCTACGAGATATGCTAAACAAAGACCACTTAACAGGGCTAAGTAACCGCAACTTTTTAATGTATGAGTTAGAAAATATGCTCGGTATAAAAGACAATTTAGTAGCGATTTATTATATCAATATACAAAAATTTAAACTCATCAATAGAACCTACGGACACAGTATAGGCGATAGGTTACTAAAAAGCATAGCAAAAACTTTACTTGAGCTAGTACAGGGTAATATTAAGGAGTATGATGGTGAGTTTGCAAATAACTATACCATAGCACGCCTTGGGGCTGATGAGTTTGTTTTGGTAAAAAAGTTAGAAAATGAAGACGAATTTAAAAACCTGGCCGACACTATACTTTCAAAGCTTAGTGAGACATTTTTTATAGATAATTATAGCTTTAACCTAATCTACCATATCGGCG belongs to Campylobacter sp. 19-13652 and includes:
- a CDS encoding bifunctional diguanylate cyclase/phosphodiesterase, yielding MKLDLAFSKSQKRAIYISTSLFLGTLLAMFLELSFLIYYLNICALFVIAREIYICAIEQNETPTHWVLICLGAIMSIVGNSMWYFYMVAVTKIQEHEYQYLFISNVLPVLLIFSAISVYFFNRFLNDIKERLVANIDMASIFLALGAFTLGMLDKFDYSMVFKAPAPFAYFLIIIISMASIFIIMSAFFVSNQLIIRHSILYIMIATMLEATISIYDAYDNLTWIGSGESQMSLPYERGVVLALGVVPFFIYMLGAFHLRHINRRVRRDNLTLSPSTSWIPLLVLIPIAIHMDMDAKFLSFIIFVLMTHALIGHYARSNINAKMLLEKELAAQDSLKKTIETHSSQYSLSNLKLRDMLNKDHLTGLSNRNFLMYELENMLGIKDNLVAIYYINIQKFKLINRTYGHSIGDRLLKSIAKTLLELVQGNIKEYDGEFANNYTIARLGADEFVLVKKLENEDEFKNLADTILSKLSETFFIDNYSFNLIYHIGAHMTKAQGDEVIKAANNAQELLRNADKSLHFLKYSGKSQICFYSKEVSQLNNDRARIENMLRNADFQTDFEIFFQPVFDINTNQICGAEALLRWNHRGGQLEAKEFLTIAQNSDMGSELCSLSAQKTIQILSQWQHEGLRIPKTGINILHQQLIRPRFASIINGFLQKYELEAKYIEVELLEKIWRHPKVVLDDTFEALKKMGISVCIDEFGIGHSSINFIKRYGINRIKIAHSIVESAEGCESKKEILSSIIDIGNILGIHTTAKGVIDKEFIAILRKLNCTEAMGYALERPMRAEEFRAYLRHNSHRVLPA